The following is a genomic window from Plectropomus leopardus isolate mb unplaced genomic scaffold, YSFRI_Pleo_2.0 unplaced_scaffold20096, whole genome shotgun sequence.
CTGAGCAAAAGCTTgtggatgtttttcaaaaacgtgTGGACGAGGTGACTCACCTTTTTCCGTCTCTGGGCGCTGTTGGAGATCTTGTCTGGCGTGACTCCGAGGTCGGAGAGGACTTTAGCGATTCCTCTGGCGTCCACGCCGCAGTTAGGAGCTACGTTACTCTCACAGCGCCTGTGGACATTCACTttgcacactgacacacacacacacacacacacacacagaaattatTTACAAGGAGTGAACAAACAATGCGTTTCTGTCAGTTATTTTAAGAGATAATTATTTTGTGCAGGTCGTGTAAACGCACCAAGGTTGATGATTTTCCACACTTTTATTATCTCAGACATTAGATGGACGTGTTACCTTTACACTGGAGTCCCTGCCGCAGCAGACCCCAGAGCAGAGAGCCGCAGTGGTCGCAGAAGGTGAGGACTTTAAAGTTGTGGATGCTGAACTTGTGCGGCACGTTGACGCTGAACCTCTGAGAGCCGACCGGCTGTGAGAGACGCAGACGGACAGTGAGACAAACCTGCAGCAGTGTGGACGATCTGATCTGACTGAAACAATGTGGGAACGTGACTGTCGCTGCCTCGACAAAACtccttttttggttatttattcctttttctcATAGCTGACAGATGAGAAATGACGGGAGCAAAAGAGAAAGGGAATGACAGCTGAACACAAACGGGGAAACATGCAGCTCCAGCAGGTTCTTCTGGTGCTCTTGTGGTGTAAAAGTGCctatttttcatgtcatttgaTCCTTTAAATTCTCCTCCTTTAAAAACGATCTGATTTATTCcatttagacagaaaaacattgcatttta
Proteins encoded in this region:
- the LOC121965456 gene encoding protein kinase C epsilon type-like; this encodes MKKQEDTVEEPVGSQRFSVNVPHKFSIHNFKVLTFCDHCGSLLWGLLRQGLQCKVCKVNVHRRCESNVAPNCGVDARGIAKVLSDLGVTPDKISNSAQRRKK